Genomic segment of Streptococcus australis:
ACTTTTTGTAATAAACGTCTATCAATATTTCTAACTAGGTAGTCGCCCTCTATCTGCTTTAAAATCTCTTTTTTTACATTTTTTGAAGCATAGACTGTTGAATTTTTAACACCGTGTTTCCAATTCTCCTCGAATTCCTCATATAGTTTTTCAAAAGTTATATCAGAAACAAAATGTTGTTTTTCTCCTAACTTTTGTTTTATCTTTTCCTGCAGCAAGATAGCAGCTTGATTTCTTGCCTGGGGAGTTTTCTTCTCCATGGTCACTGAAACTTTTTTTAATTTCTCAGTATATGGATCTTTATACCGCTCAAAAAATTTGTATTTTCCGTTGGGAAGTTCTTCCATCCACATTGCGTTTACCTCACTTTTTTGTTAAAATGGGTATAAGAAAACGACCTTTTGAATGGTTGTTTCTTATACGTAAGTTCCTCACACTCAGAGTCGCCAAACTTTGCGAGTGTGGGGGTTTTTTACTTACGAATTATGAACGATAACGTCCAATGCTCCCATGATTCGCTGAGCGTTCTCGACGGCTTCTTTGTATTCTTTCGAAGTGTTCTTTACTGACTTTCTAATCAAGTCAATAAATACGACTGGTTTAGTGAAGTCATTTGAGGTTACACGGACTGTCATGTTTAAAATTTTAGAAGTTGATTTTCTTTTCGCAACAATACCGCCTGCGACAGCGCCAATCGCACCAAACATAGCGCCTGCAATCAATGCTTGACCAACTCCTCCAGAAACAACAGTTTGATTATTGATAATCAATTCGTACGATACTAAATCCTCGAACGAATACCAATCTGTGTCATTCTTATCTTTCTTGATCAAGGACGGTATCAAAGACAATCCCATCGTTCCCATTGCAAGCCCTGCTTTTACCGAGCCTTTAATTGCTCCTCCGACCAATCCAGAAGAACCTTTTGCTTTTTGAGCTCCATGAATACGATAGGTACGATTATATCTATCAATCTCAAGTGGTCCGACTTTGTCCGTTTTTCTGCTTCGTGGAGCAGGAGATGGAGAAGCCGGTTTATTGACCGGCTGAGGTTGTTCGGTCGGTTCTTGGTTAGCGATAGAATAACCGCAATTTGGACAGAACTTGTAACCCTCTACTGGATTGCCACATTCAGGACAAAATTTCATAATAACCTCCAAAATAATAACTATTTAAAATCCTTTATACTCTTTTTTTCTTATCCATAGCCGACGAGGTTATGGTTTTTTATTTTTCTCAATACCTTGCCACAATGCACCAGCTATCACATCTGCTTTTAACATTACACGTCAATATCATAATATTGTTGTAAGATATTGTTCCCTTGTTTGTATTTTGTAACGAGGTCAATAGCTACTCGTCGTTGCTGTTGATCGTCCAACAAATATTCATCATAGCTCAATATCCGATAATGAACAAAATCAACTAATCGATTAAAAAGGGCGTTATCGCTGATTGTATTTGCTTGTTTAATTTGCTCGTATGAGTGCTTGTTTTTGAGGTGCCAGACCATGCGCTCATTATTGATGTAAAAGAGAGAGGCCATGGTGTTAGCCTCTATTTCTAGCGGATTGCTCTGATAGTTGTTAGCGCAAGCGAGGGCGACCTCATCAGAACGGCCCGTGCTAAAATGGGCTGCAATATGGGCTAATTCATGCAAAATGGTAAAGATAACCCGTCTTTTGATATGTGTTTGATTGATATAAACAAGGTACTTTTCTTTTTCTTTGCTATAAATGGTAAAGCCGTCATTGTGTTTACAGATGATATCATCCAAGTAGGTAACATCTGGATGATTGACAAGCCCTCGATATCTAATGTATTCAGACCCAAGTAGACCGGCTGAAGGAAGCATAGGAAACGGGTCCTTTTCAAAGAAGATAAAATGAAGGTTGTAAGTCTGTTCAAAGTAACGGATAATGTGCTGAAAAGTAACTTGTTCAAGTGGAATATTATTCTGTCGAGAAACTGCTTCGATCACCGGGACGGCGTAATCCCAGTGTTGGATGTACTGTCTACGGGAAATAATTTCTCTAGCCATAATTACCTCCACTTACTGTCATCGTCCATCAGGGTTTTAGCAGTTACCATCAAGCTTTCAATCGCCTTATTAAAACGAACCTTTTCTTCCTCGGTCATGTTCTGGGTCTGATTTCTGAACGCTGCGACAAGTTCAGTCTCAGCTGGACCAAGATATGCATTTTCCTTGTCATCCTTTGCAATAGCAGGATTATCTGTCCGTCCGAGTAAATAATCGGTGGATACGTTGAAGTAGTTAGCAATTTCTGCGATACGCTCAGCATTTGGCGTAGAGTTTTTTATCTTATACAGTGTATTTCTGCCATAACCCAAGTCTTCTTCGACTTGCCCAAGAGCTTTTCCACGCTTTTTTGCTAATTCTTTAATTTTTTCAAATGTCTCAAACATTGTTAAATCAACCTTTCTAAGACATTACAAAAAAATTTAACAAATTTGGTGTAAAAAGATTGACTAATTATCCCAAATGGTGTAAAATGTTTTTTGTAAGTAAGAAATAACTAAAAAAACAACTAAGAAAATAAATTATAAAAATGTTTTGGCGAACGGTATTTATAGATTTATCATTGTTTTTATTATGCTTTCATTTTAGCCAATTTGGTGTGAGTTGTCAAGTGTAATGCAGAAAAATAGTTAAAAATTTAGTTGTTTCTTATTTACATAAAGTGTAAAAAGGAGGAACGCATATGCCAGATATCGCAAACGGTCGTGAAAAGGTTAATGCTTTCTTAAAAGAGAAAGGCATTAAAAAGACAACTCTAGCGGTTGCTTACGGCTTTAAGCGACAGGAAGTAACAAACATTCTAAGTGGGACGACAAAAGGTCCACGAGCGAACAGTTTCATTCTTCAGGTTATTGAAGATTATGGGATTGAGTAGCACAAAAAAGCACCTAACAGAAGTCAGGCGCATATCAAAATAACTAACTGAATTATATCACGAAAGGAGCAAAAATGGAAGCAGTTGAAATTGTAAGAATTAAAGATGTGATCATTGAAAAAGTCTCTGCTAATGATGAAGAATTAGAACACATCTTTGGATGCTCAAAGCGACAAGCGGGAGACATGAGACGCGAGATGAAGAAGCTACCTAGCCAACAGAATCATCTTAGGAATGATGGCCAACTTGTCACGATTAAAGGTTTTGATGCCTACCTGCAATACAGAGGCAGTCGAGATTGGAAAAAAGAAATGGTGAAAAGCAAGAAAATGAGGTCAGTCGGATGAACCTACTAACAAGAATTAAAAACTACTTTTCGGAAGAGGTCGAAGAAACCAATCTGGACTGGAGAGTGGTCGCTCTGGACCTAAATCAATCACTGATTGAAACACAAGAAAAACTTCAAAATGCCAATCAGCGTATTGCTGATCTTGAAAAA
This window contains:
- a CDS encoding zinc ribbon domain-containing protein; this translates as MKFCPECGNPVEGYKFCPNCGYSIANQEPTEQPQPVNKPASPSPAPRSRKTDKVGPLEIDRYNRTYRIHGAQKAKGSSGLVGGAIKGSVKAGLAMGTMGLSLIPSLIKKDKNDTDWYSFEDLVSYELIINNQTVVSGGVGQALIAGAMFGAIGAVAGGIVAKRKSTSKILNMTVRVTSNDFTKPVVFIDLIRKSVKNTSKEYKEAVENAQRIMGALDVIVHNS
- a CDS encoding ImmA/IrrE family metallo-endopeptidase gives rise to the protein MAREIISRRQYIQHWDYAVPVIEAVSRQNNIPLEQVTFQHIIRYFEQTYNLHFIFFEKDPFPMLPSAGLLGSEYIRYRGLVNHPDVTYLDDIICKHNDGFTIYSKEKEKYLVYINQTHIKRRVIFTILHELAHIAAHFSTGRSDEVALACANNYQSNPLEIEANTMASLFYINNERMVWHLKNKHSYEQIKQANTISDNALFNRLVDFVHYRILSYDEYLLDDQQQRRVAIDLVTKYKQGNNILQQYYDIDV
- a CDS encoding helix-turn-helix domain-containing protein; amino-acid sequence: MFETFEKIKELAKKRGKALGQVEEDLGYGRNTLYKIKNSTPNAERIAEIANYFNVSTDYLLGRTDNPAIAKDDKENAYLGPAETELVAAFRNQTQNMTEEEKVRFNKAIESLMVTAKTLMDDDSKWR
- a CDS encoding DNA-binding protein translates to MPDIANGREKVNAFLKEKGIKKTTLAVAYGFKRQEVTNILSGTTKGPRANSFILQVIEDYGIE